The genomic interval GAGCGTGTCCGTGCGGGCCTGGCCGCGCGCGCCCTCGACGTTCACGGCGCCGACGACGCGGAACCGGGTCGTCTCGGGATTGCGCACGTGGATGTTGACCTTCTTGGCGTCCGTCGTCGGCGTCCAGTCGATGCGCAGCTGGTAGGCGGAGCCGGCCACGAGCGGCTCCGGCAGGTCGGTCCACACCAGGTTGCCCAGCACGGCGCCGTCTCGCGCCACGCGCAGGCGGGTCTGCTTGCCGCGACGGGCGATCTTCCAGCCGGAGCCCCCGGTCGCGAACTCCGGCGCCGTGAGCGTGAGCTTCTGGCGCGGGTAGAGCGCGGCGGAGCCGGTGGTGCTCGGGTCCAGCGCCTCCTTCAGCCAAGCCATCGACGACTCGCGGCCGGAGCTGATGTAGTCGCGGGCGGTCGAGTAGTCGATCTCGCGGGTGACGTGCGGGTTCGCGGCGATGTCCTCGTGGGAGTCGGTCTCGCGCACGCGCCGCGTCTCGTCGAAGCCGAGCGAGCTCATGAGGTTCTTGAAGCGGTCCGCTCCGCGCTTGGTGTTGAAGATCGAGGAGAAGGGCTTCTCGAAGATCGCCGCGAAGGCGGAGCCGTGGAAGCTGTCGGTGACGACGTACTCCGCGTCCTTGTACGTGCGCAGGAAGTTCTCGGGCCGGTCCTCGTCGAGGATCTGGGCGCGCGGCTCGTCGGCCCACAGGGTCCGGCAGTGCTCGATGCCGTCGTCGGGGTTGGGGATCACACGGATGATCTCGAGGCCGAGCTTGTCCGCGATGCCCTGCGCGACGGCCTTCTTCTCCTCGGTCGGATCGAGGAAGAACACGCTGAGGTACTCGCCCTCCGGGGCGACGGTGGCCTTCGCGGCGAGCTCGTCGTAGTGCTCGCGGGGGAGCAGGAAGACGGGGTCGACGACCAGGGAGGCCTTGGCGCCGAAGATGTCGCGCGCGGTGTCGACCGCGTAGCCCTCGCGCACGGAGATCGCCTTGAAGCGCTGCAGCTGCGCGGCGTGGGTGGCGATGAAGTCGGGCGTGAACTTCTTCGTGCCGCGGTTGCCGAAGGACGTGCCGTAGGCGACGCGGTTGTTCTTCTCGGAGACGAAGTCCAGGAAGAGGTCGCTGTTCACGCGGCCGATGAGCGGGTTCCACAGCTGGTCGCTGCCCACCACGAAGGTGCGCGCGCGCTCGTTCAGGCGCGGCAGCTCGGTGAAGTGCATCTGCTGGGTGGTGTGGTAGCCGACGCGCTCGGCGAACTGCATCGAGACGATGTCGTCCGGCCACTCGACGCGGAAGCCGTTGTAGCCCAGGGGCTCGTGGACCATGAGCACCGAGTGGCCGAGGTTCTGGATCGCGCGGTTCAGGCCGTAGTACGTGAGGATCGACCCGTAGTTCTTCCCGTACCACCAACCGCACACGGCGACGTCGAATGTCTGCTTCGGATCGGTCATCTGGTGAATCCTTGCCTCTCATCGCTTGCTGCAGGAGGTGACGCCTGGAGTCTGGGGTGCATTTCGTGCATGTGCCCGTGAATTCACTGTGTGAGCTCTTCCGGGCGGGCGATCGAAATGCTTGCGGCGAGTCTAGCCCAGCACCGCTGGGGGAAATCGGTCGTGTCGCGTCGGTGTCACGGGGAGATCCCGCAGGCCGGCCGGGGCCGCCGCGGCGGCCGGACGTGGAGGGCGGGGCGCTGGACGTGGGAGCGCGGGGCGGCGCATCTTCGGGTGCTCGCCACGGGCGGGGCATCGCCCCAGGTGAGGGGCGCTGGTGGCCATGGCGTGCAGGTCGTGGCGGCGGGGACCGGCTCCGACAGGTGTCGCCTGCTTGCTCGGCGAGGTGAGCGGAACGGTCTCGGACGGGGCTCCGTGGTCGACTTCACCGCCCGAGGGAACGGACGCGGTACGTCAGGTGTACGGGCGGTGAACGGGGTGCGGACGAACGGTAAGTGAATTGAAGAGAGGTGAGGAGGAAGAATGGAGGCCGTGTGGCAGCGCCTCGTGGTGCATGCGCAGGTCGACGGGTTCGGAGATTCTCCGCGGGCAGCTTCTTGAATATCGATCACGTATTCGATGCGGCGGCGATCGAATGAATTTCAGACAGTGGTGGACGTCAGGGGCGAACGTGGCGGGCCGGGCGCTTCGCATGGGTGTGGGGCGAGAGGCGGCAGGTGGATCGGTGCGCTCGTGCCGCCGTCGTCCGCGTGGGTGTCCAGACACCGGCTCAGACAGAAAAAACGCCCTGTCACCAGGGCGTTTCTTGGGGTGATCGACGGGATTTGAACCCGCGACCGCCTGGACCACAACCAGGAGCTCTACCTACTGAGCTACGACCACCATGTGCGCTCCGAGGACCGCAACGAGAAGCAAGCATACCGGGCGTCGGCCCTGCTCCGCACCCTCGAACGGGGGTTCTCGCTGTGAGACGCCTTGCACTTCGTCGGCACGGCAGACTGGGGCATCAGCCCTGGAGGACTCCGGGCCGGAAAAGCAGGAGCCGGATCCTGCCTCGTCATGACAGGCTCGCCGCATGCTCCTGGGCGCATGATCCGCTTGCCCGCGGGCCGATGGGGGAGAACAGTGGGGGCATGATCATCGCCTTCTCCGTCCAGCCCACCGGTGAGCCCTCCGATCCCGGCCTCACCCGCGACCTCGCCGAGGGGTCCGACGCCGCGAGCGTCCACGACGCCGTCGCCGCCGCCGTCCGGGTGGTCCGGGAGTCCGGGCTCCCGAACCGCACAAGCTCGATGTTCACCGAGATCGAGGGCGACTGGGACGAGGTGATGGACGTGGTGCGGCGCGCGACGGCCGAGGCCGGTCGCTTTGGGTCGCGCGTCTCCCTCGTGCTCAAGGCCGACATCCGCCCCGGGCACGAGGGCGAGCTCGACGGGAAGATCGAGCGCCTCGACGCCGCCCTCGACCGGAACTGAGGGCGGCGCCGCAAGTGAGGGCGGTGCCGCCCGGCTGACTCAGCCGATCTCGTCGACCAGGCCGTCGCGGACGGCGGCGGCCATGGTCGGGGTGACGGGCAGTCGCGGGATGAGCGTGGCCTGGTAGGCGTGGTAGATGTCCGGCTTGCCCTCCCAGGTGCGTGCCTGGGGCTGGTTGCGCCGGTCCAGCTCGTGGTGCCAGCTGCCCCGCTCGGGATCCAGCAGGAACTCGCTGACGTACTCCCACCAGGCCTGGTAGCGGTCGGCCCACTTCCGATCACCCGTCACCTGGAACATCGCGGCCGCGGCGGCGGTCGCCTCGGCGGCGACCCAGTGCATGCGCTCGTGCACCACGGGCGTCCCGTCCCAGTCCACCGTGTAGGGGAACCCGGGCTCCCCGTCCATGCCGAAGGCGTCGTCGGCCCGTGCCATGAGAGCGTTCGCGGCCTCGAGCATCCACTCGGGGGCGTCGCCGTCCTTCGCGAGCAGTGCGGCGCGGCCGTGCAGGACCAGGCGGGACCACTCGAGCCAGTGGCCGACGGTCGCCCCGTACGGGCGGAACGGATCGGCCGGCTTGTCCTCGTTGTACTCGAGGATCGGGTTCCACGAGGTGTCGAAGTGCTCGGGCAGCAGCCAGTCCTGCTCGCGCGCGAACTCGTCGATCGCCCGGGTCATGATGCCCACGGCGCGGTCCAGCCAGCGGCGCTCCCCGGTGACGTCGGCCGCGGCGAGCAGGGCCTCGGTCGTGTGCATGTTCGCGTTGATGCCCCGGTACTCCTCGCAGACGGCGAAGGCGCGGTCGAAGGTGTCCACGCTCATCCCCGCCTCCTCGTCGTAGAACTTCTCGTCGAGGACGCCCAGGGCCTCCTCGAGCAGCTCCGCGGCGTGCGGGCGTCCGGCGGCGGTCGCCGAGGCGGCCGCGAGCACCACGAACGCGTGGGCATAGGCCTCCTTGGCGTCGTCGATGACGGTCTCGCCGGCGATCTTCGAGAACCAGCCGCCGTGCTTCTCGTCCTTGAAGACGGTGCGCA from Brachybacterium kimchii carries:
- the orn gene encoding oligoribonuclease, which codes for MSTSNRGTADRIVWVDCEMTGLDKEKDALVEIAVLVTDGDLNILGEGVDVVVKPPAEALEQMGDFVRTMHTNSGLLEELDAGITLEAAQEQCLAYVREHCPEAGKAPLAGNSVGTDRVFLDKDVPEFAAWLSYRTIDVSSLKELAKRWFPRVFYNTPAKHGGHRALADIRESIQELKYYREVLFVADPGPTTAQAQAAARTFELAVDGESADGSDDAAAGAAGSSAPSVPWLQRATHRTWLDSEGEELLVFGSESLREDGGFGWLDENGELDGDKPAELWVTCRMTHCFALATMLGSPEYGRFVDHGIESLRTVFKDEKHGGWFSKIAGETVIDDAKEAYAHAFVVLAAASATAAGRPHAAELLEEALGVLDEKFYDEEAGMSVDTFDRAFAVCEEYRGINANMHTTEALLAAADVTGERRWLDRAVGIMTRAIDEFAREQDWLLPEHFDTSWNPILEYNEDKPADPFRPYGATVGHWLEWSRLVLHGRAALLAKDGDAPEWMLEAANALMARADDAFGMDGEPGFPYTVDWDGTPVVHERMHWVAAEATAAAAAMFQVTGDRKWADRYQAWWEYVSEFLLDPERGSWHHELDRRNQPQARTWEGKPDIYHAYQATLIPRLPVTPTMAAAVRDGLVDEIG
- a CDS encoding thiamine-binding protein — translated: MIIAFSVQPTGEPSDPGLTRDLAEGSDAASVHDAVAAAVRVVRESGLPNRTSSMFTEIEGDWDEVMDVVRRATAEAGRFGSRVSLVLKADIRPGHEGELDGKIERLDAALDRN
- a CDS encoding polysaccharide pyruvyl transferase family protein, with translation MTDPKQTFDVAVCGWWYGKNYGSILTYYGLNRAIQNLGHSVLMVHEPLGYNGFRVEWPDDIVSMQFAERVGYHTTQQMHFTELPRLNERARTFVVGSDQLWNPLIGRVNSDLFLDFVSEKNNRVAYGTSFGNRGTKKFTPDFIATHAAQLQRFKAISVREGYAVDTARDIFGAKASLVVDPVFLLPREHYDELAAKATVAPEGEYLSVFFLDPTEEKKAVAQGIADKLGLEIIRVIPNPDDGIEHCRTLWADEPRAQILDEDRPENFLRTYKDAEYVVTDSFHGSAFAAIFEKPFSSIFNTKRGADRFKNLMSSLGFDETRRVRETDSHEDIAANPHVTREIDYSTARDYISSGRESSMAWLKEALDPSTTGSAALYPRQKLTLTAPEFATGGSGWKIARRGKQTRLRVARDGAVLGNLVWTDLPEPLVAGSAYQLRIDWTPTTDAKKVNIHVRNPETTRFRVVGAVNVEGARGQARTDTLTFTVSEPGFTQFMLGGVHFTGRRAGADIRSIEIERIPTGALAAQAPAKRKGGAPAGGFSSQAKALALKDSERQVRSFSHARSADGVSGAQARMIFHAHAIEKGLSRSNFRPGFGGRAVPGLSKEMNAWLAADRDISDEFLQSSAAVMKAYFDRHDQLGTDVSHFRQLFSEAAQDLIDGTTHSEGGVLPAGQVRELVGEVENEDEERSFLDVVYGRRSVREYTSEPVKDEEIARAVQIAMQSPSVCNRQGARVHQFEDPDVIKKVLDIQGGFAGYEMPPRLLLVSADLDAFLFAPERNQPFVDGGLFMMSLLLGLTQVGLGSVPLNTAMGTEKETKIRELIDIPDHEVFISFIGVGHFDESVLVPRSKRTGVERALVQHKDA